From Streptomonospora salina, the proteins below share one genomic window:
- the pstC gene encoding phosphate ABC transporter permease subunit PstC yields MTTTDSSETAEAPKGKRRLGDLVFANSARGAGLLILAILAGVAAFLIVQSFSSLTANEANFFTSSTWSPEGGPDEDVRFGVASLAFGTVLGAAIALVLATPIAVGIALFIVYYAPRRLAALLGYLVDLLAAIPSVVYGLWGLVYLVDELQPFYRLLSEYLGWIPLFAGPVSSTGRTMLSAGIVLAVMILPIITAMARDVFHQVPQTHREAALALGATRWEMIRTSVLPFGRPGVIGGAMLGMGRALGETMAVAMILSPSLVISPNIVQSGNQTIAAHIALQYPEATGNGVSALIAAGLVLFAITLAVNMAARFVVSRRKEFSE; encoded by the coding sequence ATGACAACCACGGACTCGTCTGAGACGGCCGAAGCCCCCAAGGGCAAACGCCGGCTGGGCGATCTCGTCTTCGCCAACTCCGCTCGGGGAGCGGGCCTGCTGATCCTGGCGATCCTGGCGGGTGTGGCCGCGTTCCTGATCGTCCAGTCCTTCAGTTCGCTCACGGCCAATGAGGCCAACTTCTTCACCAGCAGCACCTGGAGCCCCGAGGGCGGCCCGGACGAGGACGTGCGGTTCGGCGTCGCCTCGCTGGCGTTCGGAACCGTGCTCGGCGCGGCCATCGCACTCGTGCTGGCCACGCCGATCGCCGTCGGGATCGCGCTGTTCATCGTCTACTACGCCCCGCGGCGCCTCGCGGCGCTGCTGGGCTACCTCGTGGACCTGCTCGCGGCCATCCCCAGCGTGGTCTACGGCCTGTGGGGCCTGGTCTACCTCGTCGACGAGCTGCAGCCCTTCTACCGGCTCCTGTCGGAGTACCTGGGGTGGATCCCGTTGTTCGCCGGCCCGGTCTCCTCCACCGGCAGGACCATGCTCAGCGCCGGAATCGTGCTCGCCGTCATGATCCTGCCGATCATCACCGCGATGGCGCGCGACGTGTTCCACCAGGTGCCCCAGACCCACCGCGAGGCGGCGCTGGCGCTGGGCGCCACCCGCTGGGAGATGATCCGCACGTCGGTGCTGCCCTTCGGGCGGCCCGGCGTCATCGGCGGCGCGATGCTCGGCATGGGCCGGGCGCTGGGCGAGACCATGGCGGTCGCGATGATCCTCTCCCCCTCCCTGGTCATCTCGCCCAACATCGTGCAGAGCGGGAACCAGACGATCGCCGCGCACATCGCGCTGCAGTACCCGGAGGCGACGGGCAACGGCGTCTCCGCCCTGATCGCCGCCGGCCTGGTCCTCTTCGCGATCACCCTGGCCGTGAACATGGCCGCCCGCTTCGTCGTCTCGCGGCGCAAGGAGTTCTCCGAATGA